In Lytechinus variegatus isolate NC3 chromosome 12, Lvar_3.0, whole genome shotgun sequence, a single window of DNA contains:
- the LOC121425139 gene encoding probable tRNA pseudouridine synthase 1 — protein MLDASDWKPNQGYMEQNILMHLSKLNGLFAVRKPAGITSAKVVDRVKAALLRDLKNAEKTEGLGGDGQAQNAQGGSYALRADDQKWIKLPKMGHGGTLDMNATGVLVIGCGRGTKLLSSFLQGGKVYVAQGRLGKATDTMDASGKEVETAQFDHVTKSVFEKSLETFLGDILQVPPVYSALKVDGKRMSDIAASGEVVQPKAARPVKVYDLQCLRFHPPNFEIEVHCGGGFYVRKLIHDIGKSLGTCAFMTGLCRTKQGCFQLDQHALPEEKWTLEDIVKALDEFQNMDPGVR, from the exons ATGCTTGATGCATCTGATTGGAAGCCGAATCAAGGATATATGGAACAAAACATCCTGATGCATCTCtcaaagttaaatggcctgttTGCTGTGAGGAAGCCAGCGGGTATCACATCGGCGAAGGTCGTAGACAGAGTGAAGGCTGCATTGCTCAGAGACCTCAAGAATGCAGAAAAGACCGAGGGTCTGGGAGGAGATGGACAGGCTCAGAATGCTCAAGG TGGTTCATATGCCCTACGAGCTGATGATCAGAAATGGATAAAACTCCCTAAAATGGGTCATGGAGGAACTCTGGATATGAACGCCACTGGTGTGCTCGTGATTGGATGCGGGAGAGGTACCAAGTTACTCTCATCATTTCTTCAAGGAGGGAAG GTGTATGTAGCCCAAGGAAGGCTAGGCAAGGCAACAGACACGATGGATGCATCTGGGAAAGAAGTCGAGACAGCACAATTTG ATCATGTGACCAAATCTGTGTTTGAGAAGAGTCTGGAAACCTTCCTGGGTGACATTCTTCAAGTTCCACCTGT TTATTCAGCTTTGAAGGTGGATGGAAAGCGCATGTCTGACATAGCAGCAAGTGGAGAGGTTGTACAACCCAAAGCAGCCAGGCCAGTCAAAGTGTACGATTTACAGTGTCTACGATTTCATCCACCGAATTTTGAAATAG AAGTCCATTGTGGGGGAGGATTCTATGTGAGAAAACTAATCCATGATATTGGAAAGA GTCTCGGAACTTGTGCATTCATGACAGGGTTGTGTCGGACGAAGCAAGGTTGCTTCCAGCTAGACCAGCATGCATTGCCAGAAGAGAAATGGACATTGGAGGATATAGTAAAGGCTCTTGATGAATTTCAGAACATGGATCCGGGTGTTAGGTGA
- the LOC121424896 gene encoding E3 ubiquitin-protein ligase RNF103-like has protein sequence MEMFMKKIIFLLVYAMLLFLVARLLEYIAWYETGLLMMKLVDPVSLSVRKLKSLLDGRGLSYEGVIDKAELTQLVEESGQVMEGEVLMMEKDVSEVEEDETASTAFTGYTQFYEEVEDKKDSIWLVQVIPRNHGPLLGKRAWSTVVKKLSRFGIRHGTFDCSIDPRICPQKNWNQPLLLLAMPQVHRHKGEVSMAMFTSAGKAQQIVNWVYLELAHRVNTKRRFGHEFDWDRVESDQDYAVKIVLFSRNHEPPLFFSALNLKYSGRVKFVFVSDSKTFYVYDNQAQKYWLPSYVIMTPEGKNIYGTHIGEYCTYTALDIYLQMLAPEANDIFVLTFINVNAICFIGLFVIQGGIAKRICSFLLTIGKYNITFLLLWLPLLGIIQLPFMASVQDYLYKILRLSSQTWLMGKLRQDWIMYSGHSYIMVGSFLLYCVAVNWVSKRINAPTHEDGMTSAMWLRSSLVDFRSFLLRPSPSLRNGLPRHDHREEGLDLLIEQMAVPDLWLHPRIPENYMNDLLTWHYTCDWLQNYSSGNDSSDSEKGACRSHTKKCAELRQCLFKCGLKCRNNSNPCSYSPKKKKDFGTNKRNDEDELFVVEGQEKPCCKQPESITWSDSEHETRFFTGSKSKVQKGSSVDRLEAELDGARSEHGEKPLTKANSNFNHEKCSFRERPVCPHSVKETSMETPEFCADPLKEKEKPNSALASRKHSPRHCPEVKPKTSPRKKSRSQITKSWPEGVLFDAQCAICIEAYTTGVMLCGLPCGHAYHRQCIFAWLNNGNHVCPICRWPAYKKKAKSSKHME, from the exons ATGGAGATGTTCATGAAGAAgatcatatttttgttggtatATGCCATGCTGCTCTTCCTCGTGGCCCGATTGCTGGAGTATATCGCTTGGTATGAGACGGGTTTGCTGATGATGAAGTTGGTTGATCCTGTCTCCTTGAGCGTCAGGAAGTTGAAGAGTCTTCTGGATGGGCGAGGGCTGAGCTACGAAGGGGTCATCGATAAAGCGGAACTGACGCAGCTTGTTGAGGAATCTG GGCAAGTCATGGAAGGTGAGgttttgatgatggaaaaagATGTCTCTGAGGTTGAGGAAGATGAAACTGCTTCAACCGCTTTTACCGGTTACACCCAGTTCTATGAGGAGGTGGAGGACAAGAAAGACAGCATATGGCTTGTACAG GTTATTCCTAGAAACCATGGTCCGCTGCTGGGGAAGAGAGCCTGGTCAACTGTAGTGAAAAAGTTATCCAGGTTTGGCATACGACACGGAACATTTGACTGCTCTATTGACCCAAG GATCTGCCCTCAGAAGAACTGGAACCAGCCTCTCTTACTCCTCGCCATGCCCCAAGTTCACAGGCACAAAGGTGAAGTGTCCATGGCGATGTTCACATCAGCCGGAAAAGCCCAGCAGATCGTCAACTGGGTGTACTTGGAGCTAGCTCACAGGGTCAACACCAAGCGGAGATTCGGGCACGAGTTTGATTGGGATCGGGTCGAGTCTGATCAAGATTACGCCGTCAAAATCGTTCTTTTCTCAAGGAATCACGAACCACCGCTGTTCTTTTCTGCCCTAAACTTGAAATACTCTGGCCGTGTGAAGTTTGTTTTTGTCAGCGACTCCAAAACGTTTTATGTCTATGACAATCAGGCTCAGAAATACTGGCTCCCCTCCTATGTGATCATGACACCGGAAGGAAAGAACATATACGGCACGCATATTGGCGAATATTGCACATACACTGCTCTTGATATCTACCTACAGATGCTGGCACCAGAGGCAAATGATATCTTTGTTTTGACTTTTATCAACGTAAATGCTATTTGTTTCATCGGTTTATTTGTTATTCAAGGTGGCATAGCCAAAAGGATATGCAGCTTTCTGTTGACAATTGGAAAATACAATATTACCTTTTTATTGCTGTGGTTACCGTTGTTAGGAATCATCCAACTACCCTTCATGGCCTCGGTCCAAGATTATTTGTATAAAATACTGAGACTGTCCTCGCAAACGTGGCTGATGGGGAAACTTCGTCAAGATTGGATAATGTATTCCGGACATTCTTACATCATGGTCGGATCCTTTCTCCTCTATTGTGTTGCTGTAAACTGGGTCTCTAAACGGATAAATGCCCCAACACACGAAGATGGTATGACGAGTGCTATGTGGCTGCGTTCGTCGCTGGTGGATTTCCGTAGTTTCCTCCTGCGCCCGTCCCCGTCTTTGAGAAATGGTCTCCCACGCCACGACCACCGGGAAGAAGGACTCGACTTGTTGATAGAGCAGATGGCCGTACCAGACCTCTGGCTGCATCCACGGATACCTGAAAACTACATGAATGATTTATTGACTTGGCATTACACCTGTGACTGGCTTCAAAATTACTCATCTGGCAACGACTCCTCTGATTCTGAAAAGGGTGCTTGTAGATCTCATACAAAAAAATGTGCGGAACTGCGTCAATGTTTATTCAAGTGTGGTCTAAAATGTAGAAATAATTCTAACCCTTGCTCTTAttcccccaaaaagaaaaaagattttggtacaaataaaagaaatgatgaaGACGAACTATTTGTTGTTGAAGGTCAAGAAAAGCCATGTTGCAAACAGCCAGAATCAATAACTTGGTCGGATTCCGAACATGAAACACGTTTTTTCACAGGCTCAAAATCCAAAGTTCAAAAGGGATCTAGTGTAGATAGATTAGAAGCCGAGTTAGATGGAGCAAGATCTGAACACGGGGAGAAACCACTTACAAAAGCCAATTCAAATTTTAACCAtgagaaatgttctttccgggAAAGGCCAGTATGTCCCCACTCTGTAAAAGAAACAAGCATGGAAACCCCTGAATTTTGTGCAGATCCtctaaaagaaaaagaaaagccCAATTCGGCCCTAGCTTCTAGGAAGCACTCCCCAAGGCATTGTCCTGAAGTGAAACCCAAAACCAGCCCAAGGAAGAAGTCCAGGTCCCAGATTACCAAGTCCTGGCCCGAGGGTGTACTGTTCGATGCCCAGTGTGCCATCTGCATTGAAGCCTACACAACCGGTGTCATGCTCTGTGGCCTACCGTGTGGCCATGCTTATCACCGACAGTGTATCTTTGCCTGGCTAAATAATGGCAACCATGTTTGCCCTATATGCAGATGGCCAGCTTACAAGAAGAAAGCAAAGTCGTCCAAGCATATGGAATAA
- the LOC121424939 gene encoding protein FAM204A-like — MMLAILGGFLDEEISSESSDDSDQSANEQDHKFRNKSDADRSEIPSGELTPSHQISAPRAPAEDAPSKPLLPDDSANSVTGDKADFLSKYDQIQKFQNLQAQRIQATKEKIPEGHRRRRRKRRNQFPDNHADDCGSPSKKQPCQHSEELSSNTDGSSEARPSKKEQEHWDTLKEYLDVNSHISQGVNHGHLAPDKSGLEKRLEEAIAEGDFERAEKLSEELSVRDLGCRIANAANARDYMKWKLEREEEKAAKKRKKKKKLAWGFEVKNRWEMKANM, encoded by the exons ATGATGTTGGCAATTTTAGGAGGATTTCTAGATGAAGAAATATCATCAGAATCTTCTGATGATTCTGACCAGTCAGCAAATGAACAAGATCACAAATTTAGGAACAAAAGTGACGCGGACAGATCTGAAATACCTTCCGGTGAACTTACACCTTCGCATCAGATTTCGGCCCCCCGAGCTCCGGCGGAAGATGCACCCAGCAAGCCGCTACTCCCCGATGATTCTGCCAATTCAGTTACAGGAGACAAGGCAGACTTTCTCTCGAAATATGATCAGATTCAG aaatttcaAAACTTGCAAGCACAGCGAATACAAGcaacaaaagagaaaattccCGAAGGACATAGGAGACGGAGGAGAAAGCGCAGAAATCAATTTCCAG ACAATCATGCTGATGACTGCGGCAGTCCCAGCAAAAAACAGCCTTGCCAACACAGTGAAGAATTGTCTTCAAATACAGATGGGTCTTCAGAAGCACGACCGTCCAAGAAGGAGCAAGAACACTGGGATACACTGAAAGAATACCTTGATGTCAACTCTCACATAAGTCAGGGTGTCAATCATGGCCACCTGGCGCCAGATAAG TCTGGTCTGGAGAAGAGGTTAGAAGAGGCAATTGCTGAAGGTGACTTTGAGAGAGCAGAGAAGCTGAGCGAAGAACTTTCTGTGAGGGATTTAGGATGCAGAATAGCGAATGCCGCAAACGCCCGTGACTACATGAAATGGAAGTTG GAGAGGGAAGAAGAGAAAGCAGccaagaaaaggaagaagaagaagaaactaGCCTGGGGGTTCGAAGTGAAGAACAGATGGGAGATGAAAGCGAATATGTGA